The following proteins are encoded in a genomic region of Bacteroidota bacterium:
- a CDS encoding YARHG domain-containing protein yields MSQSGQTPVRKKKNNQMQMMGILIAIIVVLTATVLIIVLSNSPNQNKPGTENQSARDTAGNKPGTQAPETVYVEKTEKKNGDGDTYAGTLPGKYPEVSLRELTFDDIRGKHVWEVILMRNEVYARYGYKFKLSWELKDHFNSQPWYTPRYDNVDQMLTPLEKKNVNFLVLHTPKYDINNIKGSNTYVR; encoded by the coding sequence ATGTCACAGTCAGGCCAAACACCGGTTCGAAAGAAAAAAAACAACCAGATGCAGATGATGGGAATCCTCATCGCAATCATAGTTGTGTTGACAGCAACAGTGCTCATCATCGTGTTGAGCAACTCACCCAATCAAAACAAACCGGGCACGGAAAATCAGTCAGCCAGGGACACTGCCGGCAACAAACCAGGTACTCAGGCACCCGAAACAGTCTATGTTGAAAAAACGGAGAAGAAGAATGGAGACGGGGATACTTATGCCGGTACTCTGCCCGGTAAATACCCTGAAGTAAGTTTAAGAGAATTGACATTTGATGATATCAGAGGGAAGCATGTTTGGGAAGTGATATTAATGAGAAATGAAGTGTATGCACGATACGGTTACAAATTTAAATTGAGCTGGGAATTGAAAGATCATTTCAACTCGCAGCCATGGTACACACCAAGATATGATAATGTGGATCAGATGCTTACCCCCCTTGAAAAGAAGAATGTCAATTTTCTCGTTCTTCATACACCGAAATATGACATCAACAATATAAAGGGCAGCAACACTTATGTTCGTTAG
- a CDS encoding beta-lactamase family protein codes for MFVRGHKKLPKWSPLRILIFSLVIIFSICGCSESKNQQQISDVKSTPDSVHPETVEPEKAEQFDSALVASLTKLVDSASFSGVVNITSKDGKVFERTYGYSNFEEGIKNSDSTFFQIASLTKIFTAIGVYDLVNKGKMKFTDPFTKHLKTKLPYNNVQIKHLLNHTSGIPDYFSLAEKYFKGPAGPDNREIFGLYSANSVKLKFTPGSNFEYSNINYIILSSIIEDVSGMPFERYLRESVSVVPDHPSVYSKNELKDSFKQVAIAYASTGKKYQKVSAGATRILDNRKGSGGLYIRAGQLHDWLCRLFFKNDYYSGALHNAGLNKSLDSRNYIFGFYKGKIAGNEYLYCYGKNPGMNSFCAYLPKQEIIITISGNHEFNSQNTGEKFVSTIISAKKK; via the coding sequence ATGTTCGTTAGAGGACATAAGAAGTTACCGAAGTGGAGTCCGTTAAGGATTCTGATATTTTCACTGGTGATCATTTTTTCGATTTGCGGTTGTTCGGAAAGCAAGAATCAGCAACAGATTTCCGATGTCAAATCAACGCCTGACAGCGTACACCCGGAAACCGTTGAACCTGAAAAAGCAGAGCAATTTGATTCAGCGCTTGTAGCATCTCTCACTAAACTGGTGGATTCAGCCTCATTTTCAGGTGTTGTAAATATCACTTCGAAAGACGGGAAAGTGTTTGAAAGAACATACGGTTACTCAAACTTTGAAGAGGGAATAAAAAACAGTGATTCCACATTTTTTCAAATTGCTTCCCTCACAAAAATATTCACAGCAATTGGTGTGTACGACCTTGTGAACAAAGGGAAAATGAAATTCACCGACCCCTTCACAAAACATTTGAAGACAAAACTGCCTTACAACAATGTTCAAATAAAGCACCTTCTTAATCACACCAGCGGAATCCCTGATTATTTTAGTCTCGCAGAAAAGTACTTTAAAGGTCCGGCGGGACCTGACAACCGTGAGATTTTTGGTTTGTACTCAGCCAACTCTGTGAAACTGAAATTCACTCCCGGAAGCAATTTTGAATACTCAAACATCAATTATATTATTCTTTCTTCAATAATCGAAGATGTCTCGGGAATGCCGTTTGAGCGGTATCTGAGGGAATCGGTTTCTGTCGTTCCTGATCACCCGTCTGTCTATTCCAAAAATGAATTGAAGGATTCTTTCAAACAGGTGGCAATTGCTTATGCTTCAACCGGGAAGAAATATCAAAAAGTTTCTGCCGGTGCGACAAGGATCCTTGACAACAGGAAAGGGTCAGGAGGATTATATATCAGAGCCGGACAACTTCATGACTGGCTATGCCGCCTTTTCTTCAAAAATGACTATTATTCCGGGGCATTGCACAATGCCGGACTGAATAAATCGCTGGATTCGAGAAACTACATTTTTGGATTTTACAAAGGGAAGATTGCAGGGAATGAATATCTCTACTGTTACGGAAAAAATCCGGGGATGAACTCTTTTTGTGCGTATCTGCCAAAACAGGAAATTATAATAACAATATCAGGCAATCATGAATTTAACAGCCAGAATACAGGTGAAAAGTTTGTTTCAACGATTATTTCAGCAAAGAAGAAGTAA